A single Cellulomonas sp. SLBN-39 DNA region contains:
- a CDS encoding AAA family ATPase yields the protein MTARRLRVVGTSGSGKTTLAREAARRLGVLHVELDEVVWQPGWVKRDAVEALADLRTRLDGSPQGWVVDGNWETLLGPGMPAPDALVWLDYPRRTVMARVLRRTLARGLLRTELWNGNREDLRNLLRPEPEENVVLWSWTSHARVAHRYAARAAAGDPVVRLRSPREARAWLRTLAPVPADH from the coding sequence GTGACCGCACGGCGTCTGCGCGTCGTCGGCACGTCCGGCTCGGGCAAGACGACGCTCGCCCGCGAGGCCGCCCGCCGCCTCGGCGTGCTGCACGTCGAGCTCGACGAGGTGGTGTGGCAGCCCGGCTGGGTCAAGCGCGACGCCGTCGAGGCCCTCGCCGACCTGCGTACCCGCCTCGACGGGTCGCCCCAGGGCTGGGTCGTCGACGGCAACTGGGAGACCCTGCTCGGCCCCGGCATGCCCGCGCCCGACGCGCTCGTGTGGCTGGACTACCCGCGGCGCACCGTCATGGCCCGGGTGCTGCGCCGCACCCTCGCGCGCGGCCTGCTGCGCACCGAGCTGTGGAACGGCAACCGCGAGGACCTGCGCAACCTGCTGCGCCCCGAGCCCGAGGAGAACGTCGTGCTCTGGTCCTGGACGTCCCACGCCCGCGTCGCCCACCGGTACGCCGCCCGCGCGGCCGCAGGGGATCCGGTCGTGCGGCTGCGCAGCCCCCGCGAGGCCCGCGCCTGGCTGCGCACGCTGGCACCTGTGCCCGCGGACCACTGA
- a CDS encoding prolyl oligopeptidase family protein, giving the protein MTTDAPAAASPYPPAPRTDLVEDLHGRAVPDPYRALEDADAPVTQEWSAAQDALYAAYRSRAVAATGPFATNRLRDRLGELLGAGFVGAPAWRGDRRFVSRRSGDQEHAVVVVVEPDGAGGERERVLVDPLVLDPAGTTTLDAWQPSKEGELLAYQVSHGGTEESVLHVLDVATGDLVDGPVDRARYSPVAWLPGGEAFCYVRRLPPEGLPDDEKQYHRRVWLHRVGTPAEQDVELFGAGLDMTNYYGVSVSRDGRWLLVSASAGTAPRTDVWIADLHAPGGITSPTFVEVAVGLDAEVAAWVGRDGRLYVHTDLDAPRGRLAVTDPTTPGVASWTTLIPEDPEAVLEDVALVDDGGDATTPTHLLASWRRHAVSEVTVHDPVTGERRAGDAGVVPLPGLGSVSGLVTRPDGGPSVWFSYTDHVTVPHVHRYDATTGLVEVWASPPGQVPDLPAVRTQQVEVTSADGTTVRAFVLARADRVDADGRPLAPAPTVLYGYGGFQVSLDPAYSASTLAWVEAGGVYVVANLRGGGEEGEEWHRDGMRGAKQHVFDDFHAVAEHLVAQGWTTPQQLACWGGSNGGLLVGAAVTQRPDLWAAAVCSAPLLDMVRYQRFGLGVTWTEEYGDAGVPEELDWLLGYSPYHRVVEGTAYPAVLFTVFEGDTRVDPLHARKLAAALQHATSSDPTTRPVLVRRETGVGHGGRSLSRTIALSVEQLQFVADRTGLAGGAA; this is encoded by the coding sequence GTGACGACCGACGCGCCCGCCGCCGCCAGCCCGTACCCGCCCGCCCCGCGCACCGACCTCGTCGAGGACCTGCACGGCCGCGCCGTGCCGGACCCGTACCGGGCCCTGGAGGACGCGGACGCCCCCGTGACGCAGGAGTGGTCGGCCGCGCAGGACGCCCTGTACGCGGCGTACCGGAGCCGTGCGGTGGCCGCCACGGGCCCGTTCGCGACGAACCGGCTGCGCGACCGCCTCGGCGAGCTGCTGGGCGCGGGGTTCGTGGGGGCGCCGGCGTGGCGCGGGGACCGGCGGTTCGTGTCCCGCCGCAGCGGCGACCAGGAGCACGCGGTCGTCGTCGTCGTCGAGCCCGACGGTGCGGGCGGCGAGCGCGAGCGCGTGCTGGTGGACCCGTTGGTGCTCGACCCGGCGGGCACGACGACGCTCGACGCGTGGCAGCCGTCGAAGGAGGGCGAGCTGCTGGCGTACCAGGTCTCGCACGGCGGCACCGAGGAGAGCGTGCTGCACGTGCTCGACGTCGCCACGGGTGACCTGGTCGACGGCCCGGTCGACCGGGCGCGGTACTCCCCCGTGGCGTGGCTGCCCGGCGGCGAGGCGTTCTGCTACGTGCGCCGCCTGCCGCCGGAGGGCCTGCCGGACGACGAGAAGCAGTACCACCGCCGCGTGTGGCTGCACCGCGTGGGCACCCCGGCCGAGCAGGACGTCGAGCTGTTCGGCGCCGGCCTGGACATGACGAACTACTACGGGGTGTCCGTCAGCCGGGACGGGCGGTGGCTGCTGGTCTCGGCGTCCGCGGGCACCGCACCGCGCACCGACGTGTGGATCGCGGACCTGCACGCGCCGGGCGGGATCACGTCGCCGACGTTCGTCGAGGTGGCCGTGGGGCTGGACGCCGAGGTCGCCGCGTGGGTCGGGCGCGACGGGCGCCTGTACGTGCACACGGACCTGGACGCGCCCCGCGGGCGGCTCGCGGTGACGGACCCCACGACGCCGGGTGTCGCGTCGTGGACGACGCTGATTCCCGAGGACCCCGAGGCGGTGCTCGAGGACGTCGCCCTGGTCGACGACGGCGGCGACGCCACGACGCCCACGCACCTGCTCGCGTCGTGGCGGCGGCACGCGGTCAGCGAGGTCACGGTGCACGACCCGGTCACGGGCGAGCGGCGCGCGGGTGACGCGGGCGTCGTGCCGCTGCCCGGGCTGGGCTCGGTGTCCGGCCTCGTCACGCGCCCCGACGGCGGCCCGTCGGTGTGGTTCTCGTACACCGACCACGTGACCGTCCCGCACGTGCACCGCTACGACGCGACCACCGGCCTGGTCGAGGTGTGGGCGAGCCCGCCCGGGCAGGTGCCGGACCTGCCGGCCGTGCGCACGCAGCAGGTCGAGGTCACGTCGGCCGACGGCACGACGGTCCGGGCGTTCGTGCTCGCGCGCGCCGACCGCGTCGACGCCGACGGCCGGCCGCTCGCCCCGGCGCCGACGGTGCTCTACGGGTACGGCGGCTTCCAGGTCTCGCTGGACCCCGCGTACTCGGCGTCCACGCTCGCGTGGGTCGAGGCCGGCGGGGTGTACGTGGTGGCGAACCTGCGCGGGGGTGGCGAGGAGGGCGAGGAGTGGCACCGCGACGGCATGCGCGGCGCCAAGCAGCACGTCTTCGACGACTTCCACGCCGTCGCCGAGCACCTCGTGGCCCAGGGGTGGACGACGCCGCAGCAGCTGGCGTGCTGGGGCGGGTCCAACGGCGGCCTGCTCGTCGGCGCGGCCGTCACGCAGCGCCCGGACCTGTGGGCGGCGGCGGTGTGCTCGGCGCCGCTGCTCGACATGGTGCGGTACCAGCGGTTCGGCCTGGGCGTGACGTGGACCGAGGAGTACGGCGACGCGGGCGTGCCCGAGGAGCTGGACTGGCTGCTGGGCTACTCCCCCTACCACCGCGTCGTCGAGGGCACCGCGTACCCGGCGGTGCTGTTCACCGTGTTCGAGGGCGACACGCGTGTGGACCCGCTGCACGCCCGCAAGCTCGCGGCGGCGCTGCAGCACGCGACGTCGTCCGACCCCACGACCCGCCCGGTGCTGGTGCGCCGCGAGACGGGCGTCGGGCACGGCGGCCGTTCCCTGTCGCGGACGATCGCCCTGTCGGTCGAGCAGCTGCAGTTCGTCGCGGACCGCACGGGCCTGGCCGGGGGCGCCGCGTGA
- the malQ gene encoding 4-alpha-glucanotransferase — protein sequence MAHADIPDDLLRLAAAHQVEPDYRGHDGLQHRASADTVRKVLAALGVDASTPERVQVALAHVENMPWRRVLPPVVVVRQGRHAHVPVHVTHGDPVRVWVEIDPEAGGGRREVPQADVVVDPRTVDGRLVGRATFTLPADLPLGWHEMHAMGPSGSAHSPVVVTPDRLHLPEAVEHDRAWGLMAQLYSVRSRASWGVGDLADLAELCWLAGEQMGADFVLINPLHAAEPVEPLTPSPYLPTTRRFVNPLYVRVEDVREAGYLSAADRSLVEWAAEPVLPLDSDPGPIDRDVAWAAKRAALEVVFAHPRSPARQAAFEAFVEEQGEGLRTFALWCALLERYGPVAGWPAELRDPTSPAVAAAAEELADRVELWTWLQWVADEQLARAQQAARDAGMAIGVMHDLAVGVHPEGSDAWALQDVLATGASVGAPPDMYNQQGQDWSQPPWDPTALARAAYRPYRDMLRTVLRHAGAVRVDHVIGLFRLWWIPQGNGAADGAYVRYDHEALVGILALEAHRAGAVVIGEDLGTVEPWVRDYLADRGVLGTSVLWFEQDVHGAPLPPEHYRPLVLATVTTHDLPPTAGYLAGEHVALRERLGLLTRPAPEVRAEAFAERDRMLAALRQRGLLGEDASEREVVEALHRWVLATPSRLVGVSLADAVGERRAQNQPGTDQEYPNWKIPLADGSGHVVLLDDLASNARLRSLARVMQR from the coding sequence GTGGCCCACGCCGACATCCCCGACGACCTGCTGCGGCTGGCCGCGGCCCACCAGGTCGAGCCCGACTACCGGGGGCACGACGGCCTGCAGCACCGCGCGTCCGCGGACACCGTGCGCAAGGTGCTCGCCGCCCTCGGCGTCGACGCCTCGACCCCCGAACGTGTGCAGGTCGCGCTCGCGCACGTCGAGAACATGCCGTGGCGCCGGGTCCTGCCGCCCGTCGTCGTCGTGCGGCAGGGACGGCACGCGCACGTGCCCGTGCACGTCACCCACGGCGACCCCGTGCGCGTGTGGGTCGAGATCGACCCCGAGGCCGGCGGCGGGCGCCGCGAGGTCCCGCAGGCCGACGTCGTCGTCGACCCCCGCACCGTCGACGGACGCCTCGTCGGCCGCGCGACCTTCACGCTGCCCGCGGACCTGCCGCTCGGCTGGCACGAGATGCACGCCATGGGCCCGTCCGGGTCCGCGCACAGCCCCGTCGTCGTCACGCCGGACCGGCTGCACCTGCCCGAGGCCGTCGAGCACGACCGGGCGTGGGGCCTGATGGCCCAGCTGTACTCGGTGCGCTCGCGGGCGTCCTGGGGCGTCGGCGACCTCGCCGATCTCGCCGAGCTGTGCTGGCTGGCGGGCGAGCAGATGGGTGCGGACTTCGTGCTCATCAACCCGCTGCACGCCGCCGAACCCGTCGAGCCGCTCACACCGAGCCCGTACCTGCCGACGACCCGCCGGTTCGTGAACCCCCTGTACGTGCGGGTCGAGGACGTGCGCGAGGCCGGCTACCTCTCGGCCGCCGACCGCTCCCTCGTCGAGTGGGCCGCCGAGCCCGTCCTGCCCCTGGACTCCGACCCCGGGCCCATCGACCGCGACGTCGCCTGGGCGGCCAAGCGGGCGGCGCTCGAGGTCGTGTTCGCGCACCCGCGCTCGCCGGCGCGGCAGGCCGCGTTCGAGGCGTTCGTCGAGGAGCAGGGCGAGGGGCTGCGCACCTTCGCGCTGTGGTGCGCGCTGCTGGAGCGGTACGGCCCCGTCGCCGGGTGGCCCGCGGAGCTGCGCGACCCGACCTCGCCCGCCGTCGCGGCGGCCGCCGAGGAGCTCGCCGACCGGGTCGAGCTGTGGACGTGGTTGCAGTGGGTCGCCGACGAGCAGCTCGCGCGCGCCCAGCAGGCCGCCAGGGACGCCGGCATGGCGATCGGCGTGATGCACGACCTCGCCGTCGGCGTGCACCCCGAGGGCTCCGACGCGTGGGCGCTGCAGGACGTGCTGGCCACCGGTGCGTCGGTCGGCGCCCCGCCCGACATGTACAACCAGCAGGGCCAGGACTGGTCGCAGCCGCCGTGGGACCCCACCGCGCTGGCCCGCGCCGCGTACCGGCCGTACCGCGACATGCTGCGCACCGTGCTGCGGCACGCGGGCGCCGTGCGCGTCGACCACGTCATCGGCCTGTTCCGGCTGTGGTGGATCCCCCAGGGCAACGGCGCCGCCGACGGCGCGTACGTGCGCTACGACCACGAGGCCCTCGTCGGCATCCTCGCCCTCGAGGCGCACCGCGCCGGTGCCGTCGTCATCGGCGAGGACCTCGGCACCGTCGAGCCGTGGGTGCGCGACTACCTGGCCGACCGGGGCGTGCTCGGCACGTCCGTGCTCTGGTTCGAGCAGGACGTGCACGGCGCGCCGCTGCCCCCCGAGCACTACCGCCCCCTCGTGCTGGCGACCGTGACCACGCACGACCTGCCGCCGACCGCCGGGTACCTCGCCGGTGAGCACGTCGCGCTGCGCGAGCGCCTCGGCCTGCTCACCCGCCCGGCGCCCGAGGTGCGGGCCGAGGCGTTCGCCGAGCGCGACCGCATGCTCGCCGCGCTGCGCCAACGGGGGCTGCTCGGCGAGGACGCCTCCGAGCGGGAGGTCGTCGAGGCCCTGCACCGGTGGGTGCTGGCCACGCCGTCACGCCTGGTCGGGGTGTCCCTCGCCGACGCCGTCGGCGAGCGACGCGCCCAGAACCAGCCGGGCACCGACCAGGAGTACCCGAACTGGAAGATCCCGCTCGCCGACGGCTCCGGCCACGTGGTGCTGCTCGACGACCTGGCGAGCAACGCCCGGCTGCGCTCGCTGGCCCGCGTCATGCAGCGGTGA
- a CDS encoding YhcG family protein codes for MSSEVTVPDGYARVLDDLKERVRRAQVRARRVVNTELLTLYWHIGSAIAERQERDGWGAGTIDRLAQDLRAAFPTMTGLSRSNLYRMRAFASTWDLAEVVPQAVGQLPWGHVQVLVEKLDDRATQDWYAAAAVEHGWSRDVLINQIKATTHARVGAAPSNFAERLPAPHGELAQQIARDPYVFDFLDLSGQVAERDLEQALMDKLVSTLREFGAGFAFVDRQVRFDVDGDDYILDLLLFHIPQLRYVVIELKIGAFRPEYAGQLGFYVTLVDERLRGPQHHATVGILLCADRQESTVRYALQSTTAPMAVATYTYADLPPAERATMPAERIVTQALTDVLTHTTDPS; via the coding sequence GTGAGCAGCGAGGTGACGGTGCCGGACGGGTACGCACGGGTCCTGGACGACCTCAAGGAGCGGGTCCGGCGGGCTCAGGTCCGGGCGCGCCGTGTCGTCAACACCGAGCTCTTGACGCTGTACTGGCACATCGGGTCAGCGATCGCCGAACGGCAGGAGCGCGACGGGTGGGGCGCAGGGACCATCGATCGCCTCGCGCAGGACCTGCGGGCCGCGTTCCCGACCATGACCGGCCTGAGCCGGTCGAACCTGTACCGGATGCGTGCGTTCGCCAGCACGTGGGACCTCGCCGAGGTTGTCCCACAGGCCGTGGGACAACTGCCCTGGGGGCACGTGCAGGTCCTGGTCGAGAAGCTCGACGACCGGGCGACGCAGGACTGGTACGCCGCGGCCGCCGTCGAGCACGGCTGGTCACGTGACGTGCTGATCAACCAGATCAAGGCCACGACGCACGCCCGCGTGGGCGCGGCCCCCTCGAACTTCGCCGAGCGCCTGCCTGCACCGCACGGCGAGCTCGCCCAGCAGATCGCCCGCGACCCGTACGTCTTCGACTTCCTCGACCTGTCCGGGCAGGTCGCCGAACGCGACCTCGAGCAGGCGTTGATGGACAAGCTGGTGTCCACCCTGCGCGAGTTCGGAGCAGGGTTCGCGTTCGTCGACCGCCAGGTCCGCTTCGACGTCGACGGCGACGACTACATCCTCGACCTCCTGCTGTTCCACATCCCCCAGCTCAGGTACGTGGTGATCGAACTCAAGATCGGCGCGTTCCGCCCCGAGTACGCCGGCCAGCTCGGCTTCTACGTGACCCTCGTCGACGAACGCCTCCGCGGACCCCAGCACCACGCCACCGTCGGGATCCTGCTGTGCGCCGACCGTCAGGAGTCCACCGTCCGCTATGCACTGCAGTCCACGACCGCACCCATGGCCGTGGCCACCTACACCTACGCCGACCTCCCCCCCGCCGAACGCGCCACCATGCCCGCCGAACGCATCGTGACCCAGGCACTCACCGACGTCCTCACCCACACCACCGACCCGAGCTGA